One genomic segment of Chelonoidis abingdonii isolate Lonesome George chromosome 16, CheloAbing_2.0, whole genome shotgun sequence includes these proteins:
- the LOC116820426 gene encoding protein BTG1-like translates to MKTEISTAAGFITRLLRTPGGIGDEQLRCFSESLQEALRDHYKHHWFPLMPSKGSGYRCIRINHKMDPLIGKAAGMIGLSHQRLFQLLPSELTLWIDPFEVSYRIGEDGSICVLYESPPPGLKTAKALESRNSCKEEWRIGRSSPSKNYNMMTVSS, encoded by the exons ATGAAGACGGAGATCTCCACTGCTGCGGGCTTCATCACCCGCCTGCTGCGCACCCCCGGCGGCATCGGCGACGAGCAGCTGCGCTGCTTCAGCGAGTCACTGCAGGAGGCGCTGCGAG ACCATTATAAACACCACTGGTTTCCCTTGATGCCCTCCAAGGGTTCAGGGTACCGATGCATTAGGATCAACCACAAGATGGACCCCTTGATAGGGAAGGCAGCCGGCATGATTGGACTGAGCCATCAGAGACTCTTCCAGCTCTTACCCAGTGAATTGACTCTTTGGATTGACCCCTTTGAGGTGTCCTATAGAATAGGAGAAGATGGGTCTATCTGTGTCCTTTATGAAAGCCCCCCACCAGGTCTGAAGACTGCCAAAGCTCTGGAGAGTAGAAACAGCTGTAAAGAGGAATGGAGAATTGGCAGATCAAGCCCTTCCAAGAATTACAACATGATGACAGTTTCtagttaa